CGCCGTCGAGTCGGTGCTGGAAAACGGCCATGACGCGGTATTCGGCGCGCTGTTCTGGTTCTTTATCGCCGGCGGCGCGGGGGCGCTGCTATTTCGCCTCGCCAACACGCTCGACGCGATGTGGGGCTACAAGGACGAGCGGCGACGCTACTTCGGCTGGGCCGCGGCGCGTCTGGACGATCTGTTGGGTCTCATTCCCGCACGGCTGACGGCACTCACCTATGCGGCCTTGGGCGAGACGCGCACGGCGCTGGCCTGCTGGCGGCAACAGGCGCGGCACTGGCCGAGCCCCAACGCCGGGCCGGTGATGGCCGCAGGATTGGGCGCCTTGAAAATCGGCGCTGGAGGGACGGCACGCTACGCGGGGCGTGACGAAACACGCCCCGCCCTGGGATGTGGTCCCGCGCCACGGGCGGCCGACATCCGCCGTGCTTTGGCGCTGGTGAGCCGCGGCATCGGGCTGTGGCTGGCCGCATTCGCGCTCTGGAGCCTCCTGCGTGCTTGAGCATGGCGGCCGGTTGAACGCGGCGGCGCGGCGCTTTGGCATCGCCCGCGAGCAATGGCTCGATCTGTCGACCGGTATCGCGCCCTGGCCCTATCCGCTGCCGGCCGTGCCGGCGGAAGTCTGGCAGCGGCTGCCGGAAGAGGACGACGGCCTCGATGCCGCCGTGCAAGCGCATTTCGGCGCGCCGGGGCTCATCGTGCCCGGCAGCCAATGGGCGATCGGCACTGTGCCGCGCCTTCTGCCGCCGGGCCGGGTGGCGATGCCGACGCCGATCTACGCCGAGCATTTGGCCGCCTGGCGCGGTGCCGGTCACCGGATCGTCGGCTGGGACGAGGCGGCGGACTATGCGGTGCTGTGCCAGCCAAACAATCCGACCGGACAGCGCTGGACACACGCCGAATTGCTCGAACGGGCGAAGACGCTGCGGCTGTTCGTCTGCGACGAAGCCTTCCTCGACATGACGCCAGAGGAGACCTTGATCGATGCCGCCGACAACGTCCTCGTGCTGCGCTCCTTGGGCAAGTTCTTCGGTCTGGCGGGTTTGCGCATCGGTTTCGTCTTCGCATCCAAAGAGTGGCTGACACGATTGCGCGAGCGGCTCGACCCCTGGGCGGTGTCGCATCCGGCGCGCTGGGCGGCGCGTCTTGCGCTGGCCGACCGTTGCTGGCAGCAGGAGCAGCGGCAGCGACTGATCGCCTCGTCGGCACGGCTTGCCCGCTTGCTGTGCGCGCATGGCCTGGAAAATGCCGGCGCGGCACTGTTTTGCTATGTGCCGACACAGCGCGCGGAGGCGATTTACACGCAGCTGGCCCGGCGCGGCATCCTCGTGCGCCGTTTCGACGCGCCCCCCGCGCTGCGCTTTGGTTTGCCGGCGAATGAGGCACAATGGCAGCGTCTCGAACAGGCCTTGATTTCATGCACCGACTGATCTGGCTTTTCGCTTTGCTCGCGCTGGCTGCGCGGGCCGAAATCACCGTCATCGACGATGCGGGCACGCGTCTCGATTTGCCGCACCCGGCCGAGCGCATCGTCAGCCT
This genomic interval from Sulfuricystis multivorans contains the following:
- the cbiB gene encoding adenosylcobinamide-phosphate synthase CbiB: MRDFLTPLLVALAALLLDRLFGEPRRFHPLVGFGRLAERAEHIFRRGSPGHPLGNRLRGLIAWSILVLPPVLLAAVLAHPLVDLLLLTFALGARSLAEHGDAVAAPLAAGDLSAARQAVGQIVTRETALLDETGVAKAAVESVLENGHDAVFGALFWFFIAGGAGALLFRLANTLDAMWGYKDERRRYFGWAAARLDDLLGLIPARLTALTYAALGETRTALACWRQQARHWPSPNAGPVMAAGLGALKIGAGGTARYAGRDETRPALGCGPAPRAADIRRALALVSRGIGLWLAAFALWSLLRA
- the cobD gene encoding threonine-phosphate decarboxylase CobD, with protein sequence MLEHGGRLNAAARRFGIAREQWLDLSTGIAPWPYPLPAVPAEVWQRLPEEDDGLDAAVQAHFGAPGLIVPGSQWAIGTVPRLLPPGRVAMPTPIYAEHLAAWRGAGHRIVGWDEAADYAVLCQPNNPTGQRWTHAELLERAKTLRLFVCDEAFLDMTPEETLIDAADNVLVLRSLGKFFGLAGLRIGFVFASKEWLTRLRERLDPWAVSHPARWAARLALADRCWQQEQRQRLIASSARLARLLCAHGLENAGAALFCYVPTQRAEAIYTQLARRGILVRRFDAPPALRFGLPANEAQWQRLEQALISCTD